From Hippoglossus hippoglossus isolate fHipHip1 chromosome 14, fHipHip1.pri, whole genome shotgun sequence:
GCTGGGCGTCTTAAATTTAAGGGGGAAACACTCGGCCGTCCCACGTGTCCTATTCCGACCAATCTATTATGTCAAACAAGAAAGTTTTGTTCCCGGCACTGATAAGGAGCGTTTGATGGGTCAATTCCCGAACTTGCtccgatatttgtttattcgTTCACGTACAGTTAGCTTGATGATTACCATTGAGGTTGCGTGTTTCATTGATCTTTATGTTGTGCATTTGGGCGTCCATAGGTTCACAATGAATTTGGCTGTCAGAAAACGTTTCATATTAATGTtaaatcatattatatataaatattaaagttATCTCAGGGCACCACCGTTCTAAAGaaggtaaaaaacatttttaatcattaaCTAGGAATTTGGgtcttttattaataattaacttGATACCAGTCACCACAGTCACCTTATCAGTAGTGAGCGAAGTTGAAGGTTTTAGAGCTTTTGGCTGTGTAGACTGTAAACATTTcttataaaaataatgaaagttaaaaacacacaaactaactaaaAATGGACTCACTatatacaggtgtgtgtgtgtgtgtgtgttgtgtgtacatgcactgaactctgctgtccctccatattttctccggaggaggtgcatgtgtgaacgcaaatgtccgagtgagacgctcacgctccacagtttctgcagactttatctGCCTGACGTCCTAGTTTAGTTTTGTCATGACAGTGTGTGATGGGGGAGTGTAGCAGTCTTCATCATCGCTCGTGATCGGGGGTTGAAATGGCAGCAGGCCAGCCCAGGACGCTCCTATTGACAGTCTGTCAGGTCAAAGATTATCTAGAGATGATTGTGATTGGATACTTCTCCTCTATTAACAGAATTATCTTAATGCTTGTTCAGCCAGTAAGGAGCACAGTCAGAAGtaggagagagacaggacagGCCTTGGAAACTTATTTTTCATACTACTGTTTACAAACTTGATGCAAAGGGGGTGAGATGAGCGTGTAGTTCAGTGAGCGAGGGAAGTAGTTCCACGTGTGACGAAAGTATAAGTTAAAGACAAAAAGCCGGAAATAAGCAAGAAGCCGTGGCCTCTGCCTGCTaatgaaagatggagagaaaacgCAGAGGACAGCAGTAGATAGGAAGTGGAAGAGGTGGACAGATAGACGAATGAAGTATAAAGCGCAGTATTGATTTCTTTGTCTCCGCTCCAGTCTGCCAGAGTGCACagtgcagcctgtgtgtgctCTGCTCAGCCCTGAAcactgaacatttcatttttctctccgTCACTCACCTCAGCAGTTAATGGCAGCTGACGTGAACGTCGTGCATCTGCTGTCTTGCATATGTGCACCTATATTCATCCGCTGTATGTGTTGTAGAGACGAACGTGCTTCTGCTCAGCACGGGGTCGGATTTGACCAATCAGTCTGACGTTCTAAAGAATCCTCCATTAACCAGCACTTTCTCCTGCCTCTCGGGACTCGCAGGAAGTGCTCCCTTTATGATAATCGACAAAAGAGCCGTGTGGTTTCATGCACAGGCTTTCCTTTGTTTAATCCaggagaaaacattttccagtaCGGTTCAAATCATatcaaaatgttgtttgtgaAAGGGATGAAGGCGTTTCAGTGTCTTTCAACttgtccttttttcccccatttcttACTCACAGCTCCGATCGGCTTATTGACAATGCAATAAGGTGAGCTTTACTGCCGcattcactctcctcctctccccttttACTCTCAATCACTCACTcaactcagtcacacacacacacacacacacagacacacacagacacacacagacacacacacacacacagcccattCAGATCTGTTAAAAACACGCCATCGTAACATCCTACTTTTTCGCTTCTCGGCCAAAAACATTAAACGTAATGTGATGTGGTGACGACAGCTGAATCCCTCCTTTAATCCCCCTCGTGCTTTCTCTCCATCCAGTATCGCCATGTCGACCAAAGAGAACATCACTTTTCAGCGTGGGATGCTGAAGTCCATTCAAACCAGGGTTACAACTTTGGCCAGTAtccttttttataattttacttatttctcctcctctgctctttaaCCGGAATTCTTTACTGTCTGTGTTAGAATAGAAATCTCAGTTTtgcctttcccccccccccggttgcTTGAGGAGCCCTGCTGATGTATGTTACCCACTGCTTTCTGCCTCTTGCTCACTGCAAGCGAGGGAAGCCCGACTTCTTAATTATCTTTCCTTCACCGCACCTCCCTGCCCCTCAGATCGTTTCCCTGCCATCAACGGTCTCATCCAGAAAATCAATTTGCGCAAGAGGCGTGACTCTCTAATCCTAGGCGGGGTGATCGGCGTCTGCACCATACTCCTGTTGCTCTACACTTTCCACTGATTCACTCGTCACTTGGCCGccatttactttcattttcaaatattcaTTGCAGTCCAACTGTTGCATagctatttttttaattatatcttCGTATATGTCTCCTTCTATTGTAATTTACTTTCCTTTAATGAGCAAttaagaaagacattttaaattccaTCACATTAAGTCTTAATTGAAAGTGAGGATTtgttgagttttatttattttctgcaatatGATTACGTTTTCATCTTGAAATTTATATATTGCTGCTTGTACCCTGTTGtaattttaaatctttataaatgtatgaaatacGATTTTACTGGCATGGTGTACCGTTCATGCCGCACTTTTGTTATACAGTATCGACGGTGCCTGACCAAAATAAAGACGACGATCTCACTCCTGCGTGTGTCATGCTCATTCAAGTTTATTTCAGACATGCAGAATTATGGCACGTTAACCAGTCATacagtataaatgtataaacatCAACATCAGAGTGCCAAGAACAGTGcatacaggggggggggggggggggggacggccCCTATCTCATATCTTGCAGTATAGTGTAAACATAATGAGGTGTAGAGATCCAGGCAGTTCCAGTAGAGTCCAAAACCCGAGTCAGTTCATATTAACATAGTAGCACGCGAAGCAAGAGATCACACTACGACTGCAGCGGGGCGTTGTTGTGTACATGAGCTTTATGTAAACGGTGTATGAAATCAGCTTATGCGTCCATGAAACACCCTGTGGCGAACAGAAAGGAGGGTCGGTGCTTACGGGAGTTAAATGTTAGGACAAAGACCGGAGGTGCACTGATGACTTCTGCTATTCACATCACACGCAAATCTTATTTTACGCTAGTtttgggatttttattttacgtTTTAtgattattgtatatatatattttttgctctCATAATCAAAATGTAGAATCTTCCAATTGTCTGTGTCGTCACCAGTGCACCACCAGTTTAGACTAGGAGCTGTTTCCACTCTCTCGCAGGACAGCGTGCagccttcatcctcctccctttGTTTCCTGAGTTTGTGGGGTTAATGGATGCGAGCCTGtgacttctctcctctttcttttctttctgtctctcttcagcagaaaaaaaagcaacaagTTGTACATCAAGAGTCTCTTAAGCTTGTTTTCAACTCagatttgtgcttttttttttttgttttttggtcttcattcctcatcctcctcttcttcttcttcttcttcctctctcttctgtgCAAATTTGAGATCAGGTGAAGTCCAAGGAGTCGGTTGTGTGACTCCTTCCATCCCACGGTTCACTTCTGGCGCTCTGATAGACAGAGAAGGGAGAAATATAGTTACACAGCTTCACACTGAGcgttgtgagtgtgtgctttctacgttattattttttcataccTATTGTGAACACTATGAAGATGATGACAGCCACACCCAGCAGAATTGCCAGACAGCTGAACAGCATAGACAGACGCCCATATTTCCTGGCTCCTTCAATATCCCCACTAGTGAGAACAGACCTGGACTAATGGGGAAGGAGAAGCGAAAGGAAGTCACTAACTATGAATTATTTAAATCCAACATAGAAGCAAAAACACCTGTAGTGTTTGAGCTTATGCTCAAATACACCCAAGCATCTAAAGCCCAGAGACAACCAGAGTTCACACTGTGTTATCATGATGGGAATTCGAGGAGCAAGTGGATGTAACACTCACCACATTCGCGTACCACAGGGCGCACACGTTGAGCGGCACCGCGGGACAGAAGCAGGACAGCACGGCCAGCCAGAGGTAAGTGGGGGGCACAGACCCGGGCGGCACCGGGGAGGGCAGCGGGCCCAGGCTCAGCCGGGACGTGGACCTGGGTGGGGCCACCAGCTGCCCGACGGAGCCCGACTTCAGCGGCGACCTGTGTCCGGTCTGTTCCGAGTCCAGGGACCGGACGCTCCCTCGGATGTTGAGGGAGAAGGAGTCGGAGGATTTGATGTTGGTCTGCCCGCTGTGCTCGGTGGTGGGGGCGCCCAGCAGCTTCTCCGTGTCCTGGAAGTCGGTGGGGTTTGAAACTTCCCTCTCGCCGAGGGCACTTTTCCCAAAGGCGGCATCAGT
This genomic window contains:
- the LOC117774230 gene encoding trafficking regulator of GLUT4 1-like — its product is MTPHGEDLKEDSSASPSTGQRLPPSLSHTHTHIVRLAYLSAMAINTDAAFGKSALGEREVSNPTDFQDTEKLLGAPTTEHSGQTNIKSSDSFSLNIRGSVRSLDSEQTGHRSPLKSGSVGQLVAPPRSTSRLSLGPLPSPVPPGSVPPTYLWLAVLSCFCPAVPLNVCALWYANVSRSVLTSGDIEGARKYGRLSMLFSCLAILLGVAVIIFIVFTIERQK